A window of Candidatus Schekmanbacteria bacterium contains these coding sequences:
- a CDS encoding PEP-CTERM sorting domain-containing protein, whose amino-acid sequence QSYFNGTWDNNDPRTADWAFHALVQPVPEPSTLLLIGFGITGMAVWKKRRK is encoded by the coding sequence CAGTCCTATTTTAACGGCACATGGGACAACAATGATCCGAGAACCGCTGACTGGGCATTTCATGCCCTTGTTCAACCTGTTCCTGAGCCTTCAACACTGCTCCTTATAGGCTTTGGTATTACCGGAATGGCTGTATGGAA